In a single window of the Ruminococcus albus 7 = DSM 20455 genome:
- the rplK gene encoding 50S ribosomal protein L11 — protein MAQKVVGYIKLQIPAGKATPAPPVGPALGQHGVNIMAFTKDFNERTKNDIGLIIPVVITVYADRSFTFITKTPPAAVLIKKACKIESGSGVPNKTKVATIKKEQVKQIAEQKMPDLNAANIESAMSMIAGTCRSMGVVVED, from the coding sequence ATGGCACAGAAGGTAGTAGGCTATATCAAGCTTCAGATCCCCGCAGGAAAGGCAACTCCTGCTCCCCCTGTTGGTCCTGCACTGGGTCAGCACGGCGTTAACATTATGGCATTCACAAAGGATTTCAACGAGAGAACCAAGAACGATATCGGTCTGATCATCCCTGTTGTTATCACAGTTTATGCTGACAGATCCTTTACATTCATCACCAAGACTCCCCCTGCAGCTGTTCTGATCAAGAAGGCTTGCAAGATCGAGTCCGGTTCGGGCGTGCCCAACAAGACTAAGGTCGCAACTATCAAGAAGGAGCAGGTTAAGCAGATCGCTGAGCAGAAGATGCCCGATCTTAACGCTGCTAACATCGAAAGCGCTATGAGCATGATCGCAGGTACCTGCCGCTCTATGGGCGTTGTAGTTGAGGACTGA
- the secE gene encoding preprotein translocase subunit SecE: MAKDAKDTKSNKKNANEEKSKGGLKKYFKELRAELKKVVWPTRQQVVNNTGVVLVVMSVVGLFLFAVDTGLSYAIKQLIGLGAG, translated from the coding sequence ATGGCTAAGGACGCTAAGGACACAAAGTCTAACAAAAAGAATGCGAATGAGGAAAAAAGCAAGGGCGGACTCAAGAAGTATTTCAAAGAGCTTCGCGCTGAGCTGAAAAAGGTCGTATGGCCCACAAGACAGCAGGTCGTAAACAATACGGGTGTTGTACTGGTGGTAATGTCAGTAGTAGGTCTGTTCCTTTTCGCAGTCGACACCGGACTGAGCTACGCTATAAAGCAGCTTATCGGTCTGGGAGCAGGCTAA
- the rplA gene encoding 50S ribosomal protein L1 has product MKHGKKYVDAAKVVDRAKQYDANEALELAASNAKAKFDETIELHIRLGVDSRHADQQVRGAVVLPNGTGKKVRVLVFCKEDKIEAAKAAGAEYAGGMEFVDKITKENWMDFDVVIASPDMMGVVGRLGKVLGPRGLMPNPKAGTVTPDVAKAVTDAKAGKIEYRLDKTNIIHCPIGKASFGVEKLEQNFNTLVDAVVKAKPAAAKGQYLKSITVASTMGVGIRVNTAKYGN; this is encoded by the coding sequence ATGAAACACGGCAAGAAGTATGTTGACGCTGCCAAGGTAGTTGACAGAGCTAAGCAGTATGATGCAAACGAAGCTCTTGAGCTCGCAGCAAGCAATGCAAAGGCTAAGTTCGATGAGACTATCGAGCTGCATATCCGTCTGGGCGTTGACTCCAGACACGCTGATCAGCAGGTCAGAGGCGCAGTTGTTCTTCCTAACGGTACAGGTAAGAAGGTTAGAGTTCTGGTATTCTGCAAGGAAGACAAGATCGAGGCTGCAAAGGCAGCTGGCGCTGAGTATGCAGGCGGCATGGAATTCGTTGACAAGATCACCAAGGAAAACTGGATGGATTTCGACGTAGTTATCGCTTCTCCCGATATGATGGGCGTTGTTGGTAGACTCGGTAAGGTCCTCGGACCTCGTGGTCTGATGCCTAACCCCAAGGCAGGCACAGTTACTCCCGATGTTGCAAAGGCAGTTACCGATGCTAAGGCTGGTAAGATCGAGTACAGACTTGATAAGACCAACATCATCCACTGCCCAATCGGCAAGGCTTCCTTCGGCGTTGAGAAGCTCGAGCAGAACTTCAATACTCTCGTTGATGCAGTAGTTAAGGCTAAGCCTGCAGCTGCAAAGGGTCAGTATCTGAAGAGCATCACCGTCGCTTCTACAATGGGCGTTGGTATCAGAGTAAATACTGCTAAGTACGGCAACTAA
- a CDS encoding S1C family serine protease: MSEYNGGGYPPYNDNGAPSVQQPYVNRESYGEPRYYDPQGAANEYSYQPPVRKSSAGRKILTAFAAMVGVAAIAVTSIVGYRIVVGKDNITPADRRNNNISDTAVENKGIDPQTASFSRSDLPTLEQLAAPDDAMKIPDIISKMSPSVVGISCITDKGIGTGSGIVLSEDGFIITNAHVIKDAQSISVVLPPYYGNNNESQDDLTYTAVNVGKDSQTDLAVLKIDRNDLVKAEIGKSSEVQVGELAIVIGNPLGLDLANTATSGIISAKDRTITVEDITMKVFQTDASINGGNSGGALINAYGQVIGITSAKVASAEVEGLGFAIPIDDALPIVSDLMTYGYVTGRPSLGITGADVKPAYSTYYGIPQGFLVKTVTPGSGAEAAGLKENDIIIAIDNTIINGIVQLNDVKNKHKPGDTVTLTVYRSNRKININVVLDESTGEEASVPQGSQKEDDYYDRYNDYDYYYDPFSFFGGF; this comes from the coding sequence ATGAGCGAATATAACGGCGGCGGATATCCGCCTTATAACGATAACGGGGCACCCTCTGTTCAGCAGCCCTATGTTAACCGTGAAAGCTACGGTGAACCCAGGTATTATGATCCTCAGGGTGCAGCCAATGAATACTCTTACCAGCCGCCGGTCAGAAAGAGTTCGGCAGGCAGAAAGATACTGACTGCATTTGCAGCGATGGTAGGTGTAGCGGCTATAGCTGTTACTTCGATAGTCGGCTACAGGATAGTTGTCGGGAAGGACAACATCACACCTGCGGACAGGCGGAACAATAATATATCCGATACGGCTGTGGAAAATAAAGGCATAGATCCGCAGACTGCTTCTTTCAGCAGGAGCGATCTTCCGACGCTGGAGCAGCTGGCAGCTCCCGATGATGCCATGAAGATACCCGATATCATCAGCAAGATGTCACCTTCGGTAGTCGGCATAAGCTGTATAACAGACAAGGGCATCGGAACCGGTTCGGGTATAGTACTGAGCGAAGACGGTTTTATAATAACCAACGCCCATGTAATTAAGGATGCGCAGTCCATATCCGTTGTACTGCCGCCTTATTATGGCAATAATAACGAAAGCCAGGATGATCTGACGTATACGGCGGTAAACGTCGGCAAGGATTCGCAGACAGATCTCGCTGTGCTGAAAATAGACAGGAACGATCTTGTAAAGGCTGAGATCGGAAAGTCCTCGGAAGTGCAGGTAGGCGAACTCGCTATAGTAATAGGAAACCCTCTGGGACTTGACCTGGCAAACACTGCGACTTCGGGAATAATCTCGGCTAAGGACAGGACGATAACTGTTGAGGATATCACCATGAAGGTATTCCAGACAGACGCTTCCATAAACGGAGGAAACTCTGGCGGTGCGCTGATAAATGCCTACGGGCAGGTCATCGGTATAACCTCTGCAAAGGTCGCATCGGCTGAGGTCGAGGGTCTTGGATTCGCAATACCGATAGATGATGCGCTGCCTATAGTCAGCGATCTTATGACATACGGATATGTAACAGGCAGACCCAGCCTTGGTATAACAGGCGCTGATGTAAAGCCTGCATACTCCACCTACTACGGTATTCCGCAGGGATTCCTTGTTAAGACCGTGACCCCCGGCAGCGGTGCTGAGGCGGCAGGCCTTAAAGAAAACGATATAATCATAGCTATTGATAATACTATCATAAACGGCATAGTTCAGCTGAACGATGTCAAAAACAAGCACAAGCCCGGTGATACGGTAACACTGACCGTATACCGCAGCAACCGCAAGATAAATATAAATGTCGTACTCGATGAATCCACCGGCGAAGAAGCATCTGTTCCCCAGGGATCACAGAAAGAGGATGACTATTATGACCGGTACAACGACTATGATTATTACTATGATCCCTTCAGCTTTTTCGGAGGGTTCTGA
- the nusG gene encoding transcription termination/antitermination protein NusG: MAEEAKWYVVHTYSGYENKVAQNIEKVVENRKLHDLIPEVRIPMETVTEIKGEKTVEAEKKLFPSYVLVKMVLTDDSWYIVRNTRGVTGFVGPGSKPVPLSDREVEALGVDVGTQTVRTDIAVGDDVIMVGGSFDGMSGTVSSLDLENAAADVTVSMFGRETTVTLPLTQLRKED, from the coding sequence ATGGCAGAAGAAGCAAAGTGGTATGTAGTACACACCTATTCCGGCTATGAGAATAAGGTAGCCCAGAATATTGAAAAGGTCGTTGAAAACCGTAAGCTCCACGATCTTATACCCGAGGTGAGGATCCCTATGGAGACCGTCACCGAGATAAAGGGCGAAAAGACCGTTGAAGCAGAAAAGAAGCTGTTTCCCAGCTATGTGCTGGTAAAAATGGTCCTGACAGATGACAGCTGGTATATAGTAAGGAATACCAGAGGCGTTACAGGTTTCGTAGGTCCCGGAAGCAAGCCTGTGCCGCTTTCCGACAGGGAAGTTGAGGCGCTTGGCGTAGATGTGGGAACACAGACAGTAAGAACCGATATCGCAGTCGGCGACGATGTTATCATGGTCGGCGGTTCCTTCGATGGTATGAGCGGTACAGTATCCTCACTTGATCTGGAAAATGCTGCGGCAGATGTAACAGTGTCTATGTTCGGCAGAGAAACAACAGTAACACTGCCTCTCACTCAGCTGAGAAAAGAGGACTGA
- the rpmG gene encoding 50S ribosomal protein L33, with the protein MRVKITLACTECKQRNYNTKKNKKNDPDRLEMNKYCKFCKKHTLHKETK; encoded by the coding sequence ATGAGAGTTAAGATCACCCTCGCCTGCACAGAATGCAAGCAGAGAAACTACAACACCAAGAAGAACAAGAAGAATGACCCTGACAGACTTGAGATGAATAAGTACTGCAAGTTCTGCAAGAAGCACACTCTTCACAAAGAGACTAAGTGA